AAATCCAGTTAAGACAATTTTGATAAGTTACCAATGGAAGCTGGAATTTTACCCATCAACCAATTGACTCCAAGATACAAAAATGATAGTTCTTGCAGACGGCCTAATCCCGATGGTATCAAGCCAGAAGAAGTTCCAAGCCTCGTAAGGTTTCCTAAGGCGGTGGGTTTAGAATTTGTCAGCCTATTTCCTGTGAGACCAAGATATGTGAGGCGATGTAGCCTACCAAGCTCTACTGGAATGGAACCCGTGAGGTTATTTTGGGTGAGGTCGAGGATGAAAAGGAAGCAGAGGTTACCGATATGGGGTGGCATGGATCCAATGAGTGTGATGCCTTTAGAAAGGAATTCAAATAtcatgttttcatttttttgctaAATCATCATCTGTTTTATCAAAACATTTCCTCGTTTCACATTTGTATTTAGTTTATAGAAACCATGAAGACAATCTTTAATGTCGGAGATGGTGTGGTTGAGTTCACTCCAGATAGGTGATAAGGATATGGATACCGACATGAGCTTAGTACAAATATTTCCAGCATATATTATATCAGGGTTAGGATTTGGGTTTGGttgaaattacaaaaaaaatgttTCTCTCATGAAGTCCAAACATTACGTCGGTTCTCCTCGCCACGAGGTGCTTTCCGCCTCTAATGGGGTGTGGGGAACTGCGACTTGTAGATTGATCATGAAGTTTGCATCGTCCTAACCTTGACCAGGGTTCATTCTGCGTGTATGGCAAGGGGTGGGAGGCGTCACCATCACCAGAGGCTAGGGTTCATTCTGTGTGTATGACGACGTGGgatggggaggggggggggggttgaggcGATAGCATCGGGGGATAGGATATGTCGGGGAGGCGTGAGACAATTCCAATAACGCTATGAGAGCCAAAGGACAAGCGGACGACATGACCTGCTTTTGTAATTAGGAAAGGAGATTAATAcagtatctatacctaataataaagcggctattgcttccgtcggaaaacccaccgcgacatttttataaaaaaaacctgTAATTAAAAGGGGCAACCGCGCCAGTCCCGCCGGACGCCATGGACTCGCCGTGTCAAACTGATGGGCCGGGGGGCAAACTAGGTTTGATCTTAAGTTGCTCAAGGCCCATGACCTGCCCACCAAAAAGATTAGGCCGATATAGTTTTAGAAGATCATTTGGCCCATGGGCTCGTCTTCCTAGCGAGTACTGCCTGCTCAGTTTGAACGGGGAGGCTGTGCAGTGGGTCACGTTACGTACCTGCGGACGCGGCCTCGACGGCGTCGGGTCCGGTGTCCCAGAGGTGGAGCTTCAGCCTGGTGCGGTAGCCGGCGTGGCTAGCATCGGCGTAGAAGTCCTCAACAGCCAGCTCAATGCACGTCCAACTCATGTTCCCCACCCATGTCGTCCTGTCCAGGATCACCCCCACGTCCACCACCCGCTGCCGCCGGCGAGGAGCCGTGCCGCCCCCCTTCGCCGCGACATCGGAAGCAGCGCCGACGAGAAGCACCAGAGCAAGGAGGAGGGCGTGCCGGTGGAGGACAACCATGGCGACCCGAGGAAGCGTCACGGCTCTCATACTTTTGATGAAGCGATGGGTTTGTGATTTGTGGCTGCCCTTACTGCCTTACATGCACACGCCAGCCAATTCCTTTCACTAACCACCACGTAGCTCTCTCTCGAAGCTCACATTCAGCTGATCTTAGTTGTGGTTCATACTGTCAATCTGTCATGTGCCTCTATTACTTCTTAGcaatgtgttagagcatatatctccatatgtggttttggtaattgatgacaattcctatggactaatggttgccttaagttacatttataggatttgtcatagagacacatggttgatcaagatctcagacaaagagtaaatcaagatgatcaacacacaaagcgtacaagatgtaccgagagggatcaagtgatcccatggtatggtaagcattgtccattacgtatttgtgtactaacccatggtcttcatgagagttctatgtgggggttaggtgtgtttccatgggcttgcgtcaaagggaagatctcatacaacccatgagcaaatcaagatgatcaacacacaaagcgtacaagatgtaccgagagggatcaagtgatcccatggtatggtaagcattgtccattacgtatttgtgtactaaccatggtcttcatgagagttctatgtgggggttaggtgtgtttccatgggcttgcgtcaaagggaagatctcatacaacccatgagcaaatcaagatgatcaacacacaaagcgtacaagatgtaccgagagggaccaagtgatcccatggtatggtaagcgttgtccattacgtatttgtgtactaacccatggtcttcgtgagagttctatgtgggggttaggtgtgtttccatgggcttgcgtcgaagggaagatctcatacaacccatgagcaaatcaagatgatcaacacacaaagcgtacaagatgtaccgagagggatcaagtgatcccatggtatggtaagcattgtccattacgtatttgtgtactaacccatgatcttcgtgagagttctatgtgggggttaggtgtgattccatgggtttgcgtcaaagggaagatctcatacaacccatgaaatatgacgtcaagttgtgatcgtcatcaagattgcgatgtgcaagttcaagtggatcaacacgaagatatcatgcttgaagcttgccgtccattgtggtggcaatggacttgtgaagatatgctgaagagtggctcacccatagtgagtatgggggagcaatcaactagtcttcatcaagccaacacaatcaagaaaggtggtccatcttgaggaagccaagatcatcatcatctagctcaagaggacgaggtgcaaggtataggtttgcccttgataggttttctgtttaggatagattgctgtactatcaagggggctctcaagtgagtagcttgatcgtatcattcgttgagagctcaaaccatttgcatccttgcatcatacttcttggttcttgtttggtgtttctctttgtgagttttagagcttatggtcatcttcgtgacaagctcgagttcatcgaaaacggagtccatatgcatctactatgatgttttcgatgttggagttattgtcggttcttcattcatagaggactcacatctctatatctttggcattttcataaccgcatggtcttaagatttcccttggatagcccttgtcgtcctgaatccaacaagcttgggtttgctcgattcggagctcgtatgcgatagttatggctgtttcagtggcgagcggtagtaccgctagacctagcggtagtaccgctagagttggcggtagtaccgctggccctagcggtagtaccgcccctggtcagtggtagtaccgctccaggagcttagcaccacctgcctagcggttgttcgtggacggacctttttgcgaagactttcttggcggtggtagtgccgttgcactaccaggggcccagcggtagtaccgccggagtgccagcggtagtaccgctagctggcgatagtaccgctggagtgccagcggtagtaccgctggagtaccagcggtagtaccgctgcagccagcggtagtaccgctggagctcgtgcagaaagtgggggtaacggtctgattccgtcccccactatataaagggggtcttcttcccccttggtctgatctatccattgagctcttgttttacctccattgttgacattcttagagcttgattactctcaatccctccaatgattcttgcttgttcttgaaggaaaagagagaggagatccagGTCCACATCTCCactaatcactttctcctctatgtgaggggaaccccttggatcttgatcttggagttctttgtgagctccttgttcttcctctcatatttctccatagcttttgttgttgtggagggatttgagtgtgagggacttgaccacttcgtgtgttcttgccattgcattagttgcatcggtttgagttctacacggtgatacgtggaagtgagaagttgagaagcttactacctttggtacttagtacccttgatattgttcttcgtggatgctttggcgtcctggaagcttggtggtgtctcggagctcaatcattgtggtgtgaagctccgagaagcgtcggggtctccaattaggttgtggagattgccccgagcaatttgtacgggtaccggtaaccgcccccaagggttgccacgtgtacgggttcggtgaccgcccccaagggttgccatttgtacgggttcggtgaccgcccccaagggttgccatttgtacgggttcggtgaccgccctcaagggtcccttagtggaatcacggcatcttgcattgtgcgagggcgtgaggagattacggtggccttagtggcatcttggggagcattgtgcctccacaccgctctaacggagattagcatccgcaagggtgtgaacttcgggatacatcatcgtctccccgtgcctcggttatctcttacccgaaccctttacttatgcactttactttgtggtagacatattgtttagtgtaatatatcttgctatcacttagttgtttatcttgcttagcataagttgttggtgcacatagatgagcctagttgtttgtaggttttgtgcttgacatattaaacgttagttttattccgcatttgttcaagcctaaaccttaactattttaaagcgcctattcaccccctctaggcgacatccacgtccttttcacaatGCAACTCCGTTTTCTTCGACTAAGCATGATTTATAATTTGgtgaaattaacaatggacgggttgatttctcaacaaaataggataggactgactacattagttagttagcttattattttaataaatcaaaataattataaacaaattaaaaacgtgtggtatttttttgtcccgttgcaacacacgggcccttttgctagtatttaAAAATCAGTCAGCAAAACCAAAGCCCCAAATAAATTGGGGCTAAAATGAAATTCCCCTGAATTTGCCAAAGTTCAGCCGCAGGCGACGCCgccctcttttttccttttcccctTTGGAACCCTACCTCGTCCGAAcccgcccctcctcctcgccgAACAAATGTCCGACCGCCGCCGCGACAAGGAGAGGCCCCGCGAGCGCGGCGGCTACGACCAGCCGCGGGAGCGCGACCACGACGGCCACCGCGACGCCGAACGCCACCGCGACAGCCACCGGGACCGGGACCGGGACCGGGACCGGGACGTCGACCGCCACCGCGACCGGGACCGCGGCCAGGACAAGGAGCGGGACCGGGACCGGGACTACCGCCGCGCCCGGAAGcgctcccgctcccgctcccCCTCCCCCTCGGCCGACAGGGAccgctcccgccgccgccgctcccactCCCACTCCCACCGCTCCCGCTCCCCCGACGCCGGCCGCCACAAGCGCCGCCGCGAGGGGTCGCCCGTCGCCGACCCGAAGGAGGACAGGAAGCCGGACCTCCCCTCCGCCCCCAAGGCCGCCGAGGAGGCCGCCCCGGTGGGCGACGGGGACGTGGACGCCGAGGAGatggagatgatgaagatgatggggATCCCCGTCGGGTTCGACTCCACCAAGGGCAAGTATGTCCCCGGCGCCGACGTCAGCGGCGTGCGCGCCGTCACCAAGCGCCAGCCGCGGCAGTACATGAACCGCAGGGGCGGGTTCAACCGCCCCCTGCCGCCCGAGGTCAACCGCTGAGGAGGTAGGGTTTAGAACTTCAGATTTCCTTCCTCTTTTCTGTTTCAATTGTAGTTGATTTCAGTTCTGCATTTGCTTGCCTGGAGATTACCGCCAATTCTGATTAATAGCGAAAAGCATGAACTGCAGATCTGTTGAGTATGCGTGGAGTGTAAATATCCTAAATCTATTCCGATGTTTATGAATTTTGAATTACACTATTGTGCTAGAGATCATTACTTCACCGCCGCAAAGAAAAGAGAGCTCTTTATCTCGGAAAGTTTATAGGGCAGCATGTTGAACTGAGCTAGAACAAGTGCACAGCTCAAATTGACAGTGGCGAGCATATAATCATGTACTCCTGACTCTTTGCTGAATGGGGTGCACAGTATAAATGCTTACTTTCCTTCTCTTTTGGGTACTTACAAATGCGGTTAGTGGGGTTAGAAATTGTAGAGCCATAGAAGACAACATCTTGGGCATTTACTTTGAAGTTAACACCATAGTTCTTTTCTTGTTCATCTATTTGATTGAATTCCCAACGTTTCTAATAGTTTGACAATTTTCTGTTTGTAGGCCATCTTCATTATGGCATTGCTTATTGGTCTGACCTACTGTCTGCTTCACCTGTCAAAAGTTTACGAAACATGTCTGCTTTCCAAAATTCAGCTTCAAAACAATTTTGTTGTTTCTCTGTAGTTAAATCCTACTAATCAGGTGTGTAGTTGGTAAAGTCCTTCAGATCCGGGAGTTGATGGTGCTCTTTTCACTTATTTGTCACTGAGAAGGTTATATTAAATTGCGAAATATGATTACTGAAGCTGGGAAATGAGATGTTTAAAGTTTTAACTATGTTCATAAATAAGTTTTCAACATCAAAACAGCAATAGCGCGGCAGCATGTCTAATGTCTGCAAACCCTTCACTTATCTTGAAGCTTattatcataaatctattcctgaacaaaactctttttctttttataatTGTTCCTGAACACAACTcagtttttttgctttctgtacTCGGTTCTGTACTTATAGCCTGTTATTACACTGATTGAGTTTTTCATATTTTGTTGAGATTCATACAATGTGATTTCAGATATAAAACGTGTAAAAAAGTCCGATAAGAATCCTAATGGGACCAGGAATCCCCAAGTCTTGTAAGCAACACTTCTCCAGACAGATTTAGGATGAGACTGAGACTATTTTTGTATAAGCCACCAATTTTCAAACTTAAATTTCCTTTTGGGCTTGGTTGCGAAAATTAACCCCAGGAGACACCAAAATAGGGGTATGATCACTGATGATGATAGAAGCTTATAAGCATTAGTGTTAGGGAAGAAGCCACACCATTCAGCATTAACCAATCACTTGTCTAGATGTTCATAAGTAAGTTTTGAGGAGCAACACCTGTTAGTCCAAGTATAAGCAGGACCACTAAAAACTAAATCAATTAGGGCACACAGCTTAACAAGGTCATAGAAGGCACACATACGGTACATGTTAAACATTAGGAGAGCTTTTTGTCTACAACATTGAGAGGATGTTGTTGAGATCTCCCATACATAAGATAGGCTTGCTTAAGTTATCATACACAAAAGAGGCAATCTGATCCCAGATCTGACTAGTCTGACAGTGGTGGGGAGCACCGTAGATGCAAGTTAGCGCAAACTCTACCCTAGTAGCTGTTCTTACAACCGATGCTAATATTTCACAGAAGCTAGAAGTATGAACATTAAACTTAGACATCATCATTACACATGGGCCATAGACCTCCCGAGAATGCCCCCTGATGGAACTATCAACATTCAACAACACTGAAACAGTTAACAAGATTAGCCGAATTAACCTTAGAAGATCTGATTTCTGAAATGTAGGTTACCTGAGTTAGTGGAGCGCAAGCTAGCCCATTTTCTCACTGCCGAGGCGGCGAGGCCCCTGCCCATGCCTTGCAGTTTGTGACTAGGCCTGGGCATTTGGTTACCGAACCAAAAACCAATACCGAAGCGAACCGAAAAAAGGGTTAGTCAAGTACCTGATTGTTGGCACGGTTAGGAAAATCGCTAACCGCCCAGCCTTTGGTTACATAGGTTAGTAACCGAGATTGTTCGGTTTGTACCGAAGTAAGCAGACAGAGCAGCCAATTTGAGGCTTCATGCTCGTATTGGGCTTTGTTCCTCCTCTAAACAGGCCGTTTGGCTTCACTATAACACTTTCACCAGGACCTATCTAGCAAAACGTCTCAATAATAAATtaccaaatactccctccgtcccaaaataactgtcttaagcttaatacaattttgtattagagctagtacaaagtcaagacagttattttgggacggagggagtagttgaacACCAGCACCGCTACGGACACTCTTGTCTCATGCCGTCACGCGGCAGCTGCATTACTTCACTCCTACAAATTACCTCACTCtcagatttttttttgaactCATGGATATGTACTATAACTACACACACATTGTTAACGAGTACTGTTCATTTTCTGGTTAGCTAATTGAAATATATGCCCTTTTGCAGGATGGTGTATCAATGCAGTATACCTCGTTGCTGGATTGCAAACTTGCAGTGGACTTCTAGACTTCTTTGCTGGCCATAGCAAGGGTTGAGCTTCTACTGTCTACCAAGCATGTATAACCTTGATGGCTAGTTACTTTGCCAGACATTGGAGACTAAGACATGTAGTTCTTGTTTTCATCATTTGCTCTGTCGACATTCCAGGGAAAGATATTGGTGGCGTGTTTTTGGAAATGTGGTTTAGAAATTTACATGATGTTTCTGCACATAATTGGGTGAGCGTCAAGAGCAATGTTTGTGCATTTCAACTGCTTCTTAATTGCCTGTGCTTACATTTGTGTTTCTTAGTATGTTTTTCAGGCATGCACCACATGGAATGGAACTTTTTTGGTAATGGTTGCAAATGTGGCTGCAGCATTACGGTTATGAAGATCTTAACACTTATCTATGTATCTGTTGTATCATCATTCCGCAAACCATGTTTTTTCTTGTTGTCATTCTTGCCATTTCGGTGTGTTAAATGTGATTGATCTATATCGGGGGTAATCAACACATTAGGGCAAAAGAGAAAGTCGTTAATTCCTTACAGCTGACTAATTTACAGGAAATGCTTGAAATTCCTCCGGGTACATGTTTTGCCTTTGGAGGATCATTCTCCTCTGAAGAAGCAAACGATATCCCACCTCCTAATGGCTCTCCCCAGCTGCAACTTCACAGGCAGGCACCCTTCAAACCCACCTTGATCCGCCCGACGCTTGAGactccgtcgtcgccgccgcccgtCTTTATCATCGGTGAGCCGTGCGCTCTGCATCGCCGGCGATGGGCACAACGGTGGGAGGGCGCCCTCCCTCGGCGGGCTCTTGGGCTTCCCTGGCTCGTCCTCCCACCCAAACGGCACCTTCCCGGTTGCCGCGGAGTACACCCTCATAGACCGTCCCAGCTCATCGCTGCCGGAGCAATGCTGCAGGAGATGGGTCGGCGATGCGGTGGCCTCCATGGATTTCGCCTCTGGTCTCACTCTCTTGTGATTTTTCCTATGGTTTTAATTGTGATTTCGCCTCTGGTGGTCTCTCTTGTGCAATGGCATGGCGGAGGAGGCCAGTTTATATAAGGACTATAGTAAGGGGTCGCCGTCTTCATGGTGTGCTTGCTAGCCAAGGTTTGCTTTTCCCAAAGTCAAACGCTTGGGTTTAAGGCTGGTGAACGCAGCAAGGCAGCTTTTTCTTGTGCTTTGGTTTGAAGATCACGGCGAGGAAAACTGAGTGGCATGGCCGGCGGTAACGGTGGCAATTACGGCTGTGTAAAGCATGGCCGGAGCGGCGGCCACGGAGGGTGGCTTGGTCCAGGTAATCTGTAATCTGGTACACGTTAATGGGTACACAGGAGACAAATATGGCCTGCTCTAGAGGTTTCCCACAGGTTATCATGGACAAGTGTGGTTGTAGGGTCATGAATCTATCTGTAAAAGGAAGCAAGGAGACTGATCAGTTGCAGAGGTGGCGAGGATTCATGGCTGTGGATGGATATGCATACGCCGCCAATTTATTTTCTATCATGTCACCGAATCAGATTTGGATTGtcttttggaaaaaaaatcagatttgGATAAACGGTTCAGATCGAACTATGCTCTAGCATTCCTTCTTTCGTGATCAACGAATCAAGAATCTATCCATTGTAAATACATGCTCTTTTGGATATGAACAGTCTTCAAGACAAAAAAATAAATGTTAGTAATACATACTCCCACTGTCCGAAAATATTTGTCACATTAATGAATGCATctacatgtattttagttctagatacatttatttttataaatttgtGCGACAAAtaatttcggacggagggagtatgtcacTAGATAGGGGCGTGGTGCCTCCCCTCACGTTGGGAGCTTCCTACATTAAAACTTTGTTCAAATGTTACATCTGATGCGAAAATAGTAGACATGAAGACTCGGGGAGAATTTCACCTATGCAACTAAATAATTGGCGTGTGCTCAAATGTCACTCAACATTTGCCTTAACACTTCAATTCTGCACTATGTACAAAGTTGCCACTTCCTTCAGTTTACCGTCATGGCCATTGAAAACACGATTTCCCCCTTAGCTGCACCCTGTGGTGATTTCAACAAACAATGTAAATATTTTGGAATAATTTCAATTtcagaatttataaaaaatactagcatgAAAATGTGACATAGAAATCCATAATAAGTTTAGCATGAAAATAAACAAAATTATGGAACAATATCCTCTTATTaagcacatcatcacaatttcccTAATGGATTTCATCATTTGCCTCCGCGCACTATACTAAACGTCTACACTCATAATAAAAAGTTCACATTTTTTAGCAAGTGTACAAATTATAGTAATTTTAGAACAATGTGGTAAGATAGCACTCGCACCGTCTCATAATGTAGTGTCAATAGACTTTTGAAAAGTCAAAATTCATAAACTTCGACTAAATTTATAGAAAAAAATTCTACATTTACAAATACGAAATAAATATCGTTAGAGATGTCATAAGACACTTTTTTATATTGTATTTATTAGTTTTTCACTAATATTCCATAAATTTGGTCAAAGTGTGTAAGACTTTACTTTAAAAAACAATTGAGTAGATGTGGGCACGGAAATTTAATACCACTTACCCTCAAAAAACAAAATACTAGTACTCACATATTTACCCAATGTATACACGCAAATACCTTCATTTTTTGATAAACTAGATGATGGCCCGACGCGTTGCTGCTGGAAACTTGCTAAAAGAATCATGAAAGTTGTTAAAAAACATATGTAACTTATGGAAAGTGAATGTAAGCTTACAAATGAAAATGAAATATAAAGAgtataaaaagagaaaaaatgcAGTAAAAAGAAtgtcatttttaacaataatgtaAATATGAACTAGATATGTATGATACATGCGATCAACACATATATTATCAATacaaaatctaatgcaaaaaataaCTTAAgagtaacatgcatgaattaatgATGTGGTGCTTGCATGCATAGAGTAATGAAAAAACAATGTAATTTATGATTTATATGCATGAGTTGCTCATGTGTCACACTTGCATGTCTATAAAGGGTTGTAGCTATTTAGAAATAGAATATATGTTTTCTTAAACAGGATCACATGCATTTTCCACGAGGATGGATTCCTCTCCAAATTCCTAAAAAAAAAGATTTCCTCTGAAAAACCCATCCAATAATAGTAAGCATAAGTGCAGAGATATGTGAGCatctaattgataatacttgtatgCCAAGCTAGAACATGCAAGACGAGAACAGTCATAAACACCATGAATATCATCGTCCACCAGAGAGGTCGGACACTGCGCCGAAGCTGGACATGAGCTGGGGATAAGACATGACGGTGGTGCTGAACCCGTTGTCCTGCATCAACCCCTGCATGTCCACGCTCAGCTGCGTCGTCTTCAGCTCCGGCAGCGGGGTCTCGCCGTCGAGGTACTGCACGACCTCCCGCATGCTAGGCCTTGAACCAGGAAACGGGTGCAGGCACAAAAGTCCTATCTTCTGCACGAGGCACGCTTCGTCAACGCCGTAGTCACCCTGGAGCCGTGCGTCCACCGTCTTGCTAAGCATTCGGTTGTTCCAGTGCTCCAGGACCCAGTCCACCAA
This genomic stretch from Hordeum vulgare subsp. vulgare chromosome 6H, MorexV3_pseudomolecules_assembly, whole genome shotgun sequence harbors:
- the LOC123401209 gene encoding U4/U6.U5 small nuclear ribonucleoprotein 27 kDa protein produces the protein MSDRRRDKERPRERGGYDQPRERDHDGHRDAERHRDSHRDRDRDRDRDVDRHRDRDRGQDKERDRDRDYRRARKRSRSRSPSPSADRDRSRRRRSHSHSHRSRSPDAGRHKRRREGSPVADPKEDRKPDLPSAPKAAEEAAPVGDGDVDAEEMEMMKMMGIPVGFDSTKGKYVPGADVSGVRAVTKRQPRQYMNRRGGFNRPLPPEVNR